A section of the Malania oleifera isolate guangnan ecotype guangnan chromosome 2, ASM2987363v1, whole genome shotgun sequence genome encodes:
- the LOC131148647 gene encoding non-structural maintenance of chromosomes element 4 homolog A-like: MSEIVKREPATSSCSRAERSIDASVQELKVAKRERLDLNADPDQDDSTQPVTNDPRIIRSRYVALKSRINDERDDLSSLDSDKFRNIISEVENLHHLVQKPREQVADAEALLDIANTLVCSVKSQSSEGFSPSDFVSCLLREFGQQGRRSITENAQDSILWKDIGLAVSPMFSKYRGCSTMLGPLNTEVKKRKVAVSRRCAMPTSSVRPEEVDNVAEERTDTDKNMSTMFDILRKKKIVRLESLMLNRKSFAQTVENLFALSFLVKDGRVEVSLDDKGSHFVSPRNAPAANSILSREVSYSHFMFRFDFNDWKLMMDLVPVGEELMPHRCGSNISGASQADSVPNHSQATLPATPIITFSRNRGRVVQEKLVVQNLSEIGNVAAAGDDAIHGCKRKLSQ, translated from the exons ATGAGTGAAATCGTCAAGCGCGAACCGGCCACCAGCAGCTGTAGCAGAGCTGAGAGAAGCATAGATGCTTCCGTCCAAGAACTGAAGGTCGCGAAGCGTGAGCGGTTGGATCTGAATGCGGATCCTGACCAGGACGATTCGACTCAGCCCGTTACCAATGATCCCAGAATCATTCGGTCTCGCTACGTTGCCCTCAAGAGCCGCATTAATG ACGAAAGGGATGATTTATCAAGCTTGGATTCAGATAAGTTCAGGAACATCATCAGCGAAGTTGAGAATTTGCATCATCTAG TTCAGAAGCCAAGGGAGCAAGTTGCAGATGCAGAGGCTTTGCTGGACATTGCTAACACATTGGTTTGCTCAGTTAAATCTCAGAGCAGTGAAGGGTTTAGCCCATCAGATTTTGTGTCTTGTTTGCTCAGAGAATTTGGGCAACAAGGAAGGAGATCTATCACTGAGAATGCTCAGGATTCAATTCTATGGAAAGATATTGGGCTTGCTGTTTCACCAATGTTTAGCAAATACCGAGGGTGTTCCACAAt GCTTGGACCCTTGAATACTGAGGTTAAGAAGCGGAAGGTTGCAGTTTCCAGAAGATGTGCAATGCCAACTAGCAGCGTTCGGCCTGAAGAG GTTGATAATGTGGCAGAAGAGAGAACAGACACTGACAAGAATATGTCAACCATGTTTGACATATTAAGGAAGAAGAAGATTGTTAGACTTGAAAGTTTAATGTTGAATAGAAAATCATTTGCCCAGACAGTGGAAAATCTGTTTGCTCTTTCTTTCCTAGTTAAAGATGGCCGGGTTGAAGTAAGTTTGGATGATAAGGGCTCCCATTTTGTTT CTCCAAGGAATGCCCCTGCTGCCAATTCCATATTGTCGAGGGAGGTTTCTTATTCTCATTTCATGTTCAGATTTGATTTCAACGACTGGAAG TTGATGATGGACTTGGTGCCGGTTGGAGAGGAATTGATGCCACACAGGTGTGGGTCAAACATTTCAGGTGCTTCTCAGGCTGATTCTGTCCCAAATCATTCCCAAGCAACATTACCCGCAACACCAATCATAACATTCTCTAGAAACCGTGGCCGGGTTGTGCAAGAAAAATTGGTAGTACAAAACCTTTCTGAAATTGGCAATGTTGCTGCTGCAGGAGACGATGCCATCCACGGGTGCAAGCGTAAGCTCTCCCAATGA
- the LOC131147677 gene encoding 60 kDa jasmonate-induced protein-like, whose product MVDPEFTVELDLSDYPTSHWPKYKSLIEDLRRRLRVRFSHNRPVLTLETRTPSRWFEVILRTAEDYAVRFLMRGDNLYLVGYRMENGQEWFEFTETDDEGNIQRLIPGSTLLGFSGNYNALLNAANRSWEDVRLSWNDLRMAVDNLNTDEGWQRARSLLNVILMINEAIRFEDLSDYFSANYDQSLPFSSSFQNLVRSWGNLSGRLLRADIDPDLYYFRLPDPNDLEIQTAEQAAAALGILKDCVSRFQSLRRVPRMAMNDGDELYGVPLVEVFSVRINTGYGDRVGLCGMVTVTDGLSCQYIYNKTRDDPESIHTGDTILLTGPARPISAYDTFTIDVDLIDKNKDPPNDEISYGQISWNVFVTTNEYDKPLLKDVEGKNGSVTVNYVVLRNAVEAAVEITLINGDKKDPAEVYGLITARSDKFTNESMLFWKTSEDKDIEVRPGNDIPLLKSAVAVPLNSSQLIVRAELFNRDREAISSYEIANGTAVFPTSLSGTSTKSIFAKYGEIQVKVTWTDN is encoded by the coding sequence ATGGTAGATCCTGAGTTCACAGTGGAGCTCGACCTTTCAGACTACCCCACCAGCCATTGGCCAAAGTATAAAAGTTTAATCGAAGACTTGCGCAGGCGATTGAGAGTGAGATTTTCGCACAATCGTCCCGTGCTCACCCTTGAAACACGAACCCCAAGTAGATGGTTTGAAGTCATACTGCGAACTGCAGAAGATTACGCTGTTAGGTTTTTGATGCGAGGAGACAACCTATACTTGGTTGGCTATAGGATGGAGAATGGTCAAGAATGGTTCGAGTTCACAGAAACTGATGACGAGGGAAACATTCAACGTCTCATTCCTGGATCCACACTTCTAGGCTTCAGCGGCAACTACAACGCCCTGCTGAACGCTGCTAACCGAAGTTGGGAAGACGTAAGACTAAGTTGGAATGACCTCCGAATGGCCGTAGACAATCTTAACACCGACGAAGGGTGGCAAAGAGCGCGGTCGCTACTAAATGTGATTCTCATGATCAATGAAGCAATCAGATTTGAAGATCTCAGTGATTACTTCTCTGCAAATTATGACCAGTCATTACCATTCTCTTCCTCGTTTCAGAACTTGGTGCGGAGTTGGGGAAACCTTTCTGGGAGACTACTGCGCGCTGACATTGACCCTGATTTGTATTATTTTCGACTTCCAGACCCTAATGATCTTGAAATACAAACAGCTGAGCAGGCAGCTGCTGCACTTGGCATCTTAAAGGATTGTGTCTCAAGGTTTCAATCACTTAGAAGGGTTCCTCGTATGGCTATGAATGACGGAGATGAACTTTATGGAGTACCGCTAGTGGAAGTGTTCTCTGTGCGCATCAACACTGGCTATGGAGATCGAGTCGGCCTCTGCGGCATGGTCACAGTGACTGATGGACTGAGTTGTCAATACATTTATAACAAAACAAGGGATGATCCTGAATCCATTCATACAGGCGATACTATTTTATTGACGGGACCAGCTCGACCCATCTCAGCCTACGACACCTTCACAATCGATGTTGATCTTATCGACAAAAACAAAGATCCCCCCAATGATGAAATCAGCTATGGGCAAATCTCATGGAATGTTTTCGTTACAACAAATGAGTATGACAAGCCCTTGTTGAAGGATGTTGAAGGTAAGAATGGTTCAGTGACAGTGAACTATGTAGTGTTACGCAATGCAGTGGAAGCCGCAGTGGAGATTACACTCATAAACGGAGATAAGAAGGATCCTGCTGAAGTTTATGGATTGATTACTGCTCGGAGTGACAAGTTTACTAATGAAAGTATGTTATTTTGGAAGACTTCGGAGGATAAGGACATTGAAGTGAGACCAGGGAATGATATTCCCTTGTTGAAATCCGCAGTAGCAGTGCCATTGAACTCCTCCCAGCTCATAGTCCGAGCAGAACTATTTAATCGTGATAGAGAGGCAATTTCTAGTTATGAGATTGCCAATGGCACTGCAGTATTTCCTACTTCTCTCTCTGGTACATCCACAAAGAGTATTTTTGCAAAGTATGGTGAGATCCAAGTGAAGGTCACTTGGACAGACAATTAA